From a region of the Dickeya poaceiphila genome:
- a CDS encoding glutathione peroxidase, whose product MFVSQEGKKIPSVTFHTRQGDQWVDVTTEELFNNKTVVVFSLPGAFTPTCSSSHLPRYNELAAVFKQFGVNAVLCVSVNDTFVMNAWKADQNAENITFIPDGNGEFTRAMNMLVEKAELGFGPRSWRYSMLVRHGVVEKMFVEPNKPGDPFEVSDADTMLKYLAPHYNVQESVSLFTKPGCPFCAKAKQLLQDRGIQYEEIMLGKDATTVSLRAVTGRSTVPQVFIGGRHIGGSEELETFLTI is encoded by the coding sequence ATGTTTGTAAGCCAAGAAGGCAAAAAAATTCCCTCAGTAACTTTCCATACTCGCCAAGGCGATCAATGGGTTGACGTGACGACTGAAGAACTCTTCAACAACAAGACTGTAGTCGTCTTTTCTTTACCAGGGGCTTTTACTCCAACCTGCTCTTCAAGCCATTTGCCACGCTATAACGAGTTGGCTGCGGTATTCAAGCAATTTGGCGTCAATGCAGTTCTATGTGTATCGGTGAACGATACTTTTGTGATGAATGCCTGGAAAGCGGACCAAAACGCAGAAAATATTACGTTTATTCCCGATGGCAACGGTGAATTCACCCGTGCGATGAACATGCTGGTCGAAAAAGCGGAATTGGGCTTCGGTCCCCGCTCCTGGCGTTACTCGATGTTGGTTCGCCACGGCGTGGTGGAAAAAATGTTCGTTGAACCCAACAAACCGGGCGACCCGTTTGAAGTTTCTGACGCCGACACCATGCTGAAGTACCTTGCTCCACACTATAACGTTCAGGAATCTGTTTCGCTGTTTACCAAACCCGGCTGCCCGTTTTGCGCTAAAGCCAAACAGTTGCTGCAGGATCGCGGTATTCAGTATGAAGAAATCATGCTGGGTAAAGATGCCACCACCGTAAGCCTGCGGGCCGTGACCGGACGTAGTACCGTGCCTCAGGTGTTTATCGGCGGTCGTCATATCGGCGGCAGCGAAGAACTTGAAACCTTCCTGACGATATAA
- the oxyR gene encoding DNA-binding transcriptional regulator OxyR — MNIRDLEYLVALAEHRHFRRAADSCHVSQPTLSGQIRKLEDELGVMLLERTSRKVLFTQAGLLLVEQARTVLREVKVLKEMASQQGETMSGPLHIGLIPTVGPYLLPQIIPMLHRTFPKLEMYLHEAQTHQLLAQLDSGKLDCAILAMVKESEAFIEVPLFDEPMKLAIYQDHPWANRERVAMSDLSGEKLLMLEDGHCLRDQAMGFCFQAGADEDTHFRATSLETLRNMVAAGSGITLLPSLAVPQERVRDGVCYLPCYKPEPKRTIALVYRPGSPLRGRYEQLAESVREHMQLHMEQLANQPA, encoded by the coding sequence ATGAATATTCGGGATTTAGAGTATCTGGTCGCGTTGGCAGAGCATCGCCATTTTCGCCGCGCTGCAGATTCCTGCCACGTCAGTCAACCCACGCTGAGTGGACAGATCCGAAAACTGGAAGATGAACTGGGGGTTATGCTGCTGGAGAGAACCAGTCGCAAGGTGTTGTTCACTCAGGCGGGGCTGTTGCTGGTCGAACAGGCCAGAACCGTACTGCGCGAAGTGAAAGTGCTAAAGGAGATGGCCAGCCAGCAGGGCGAAACCATGTCCGGCCCACTGCATATCGGCCTGATCCCGACTGTTGGCCCTTACTTGTTGCCCCAGATTATCCCGATGTTGCATCGCACTTTCCCGAAGCTGGAAATGTATCTGCATGAAGCTCAGACTCACCAACTGCTGGCTCAGCTCGACAGCGGCAAATTGGATTGCGCCATTCTGGCGATGGTGAAAGAGTCGGAAGCCTTTATCGAAGTGCCGTTGTTTGATGAGCCGATGAAGCTGGCAATTTATCAGGATCACCCTTGGGCGAATCGGGAGCGGGTTGCGATGTCCGACTTGTCGGGCGAAAAGCTGTTGATGCTGGAGGACGGGCACTGTCTGCGTGATCAGGCAATGGGATTCTGTTTTCAGGCTGGTGCGGATGAAGATACCCATTTCCGCGCCACCAGTCTCGAAACCCTGCGCAATATGGTTGCGGCGGGCAGCGGTATTACATTGCTGCCCTCGCTGGCGGTGCCGCAGGAACGGGTACGCGATGGCGTGTGCTATCTGCCTTGCTACAAACCGGAACCCAAACGCACCATCGCGCTGGTGTATCGTCCGGGTTCGCCGTTGCGTGGCCGTTATGAACAGCTGGCCGAGTCGGTGCGCGAGCACATGCAACTCCACATGGAACAGTTGGCAAACCAGCCAGCCTAA